From one Lolium rigidum isolate FL_2022 chromosome 4, APGP_CSIRO_Lrig_0.1, whole genome shotgun sequence genomic stretch:
- the LOC124706241 gene encoding metalloendoproteinase 1-MMP-like: MVPCRRLGHAAAACLLLLLILSCAGPAAAARPAPAHGRHDGAGWHAFKRLQDARRGSHVTGLRELKRYLATFGYMPAGTAGAEHGGGEPTDAFDEHLEAAVKRYQSRLSLPVTGSLDAATLDQIMSPRCGVEDDHDHGVSVSPDHHGGAVVSRFTFFKGEPRWTQRSEPIVLSYAVSPTATVSYLSPDDVRAVFRRAFDRWALVIPVSFVETDDYDAADIKVGFHKGNHGDGVPFDGPLGVLGHAFSPKNGRLHLDASEQWALSFSDGTETSESIDLESVATHEIGHVLGLGHSTSPHAVMYPSIKPLQKKADLTVDDVEGVQQLYGSNPDFRLSSLYNEQDTSMAPERSSWVASSARLLVGAVSIILLTHL; this comes from the coding sequence ATGGTTCCATGTCGTCGTCTTGGCCACGCGGCCGCTGCGTGCCTCCTGCTCTTGCTGATCCTCTCCTGCGCCGGCCCTGCAGCCGCCGCGCGGCCCGCGCCGGCGCACGGCCGGCACGACGGCGCGGGGTGGCACGCGTTCAAGCGGCTGCAGGACGCGCGGCGGGGGAGCCACGTGACGGGGCTGCGCGAGCTGAAGCGGTACCTGGCCACGTTCGGGTACATGCCAGCCGGCACCGCCGgggcggagcacggcggcggggaGCCGACCGACGCCTTCGACGAGCACCTCGAGGCCGCCGTGAAGCGGTACCAGTCGCGGCTCAGCCTGCCCGTCACCGGCAGCCTCGACGCCGCCACGCTCGACCAGATCATGTCCCCGCGCTGCGGCGTCGaggacgaccacgaccacggcgtgTCCGTCTCCCCGGACCACCACGGCGGCGCCGTGGTCAGCCGGTTCACCTTCTTCAAGGGCGAGCCGAGGTGGACGCAGCGGTCGGAACCGATCGTGCTCTCCTACGCCGTGTCGCCCACGGCCACCGTCAGCTACCTGTCGCCCGACGACGTGCGGGCCGTGTTCCGGCGAGCGTTCGACCGGTGGGCGCTCGTGATCCCCGTGTCCTTCGTCGAGACGGACGACTACGACGCGGCCGACATCAAGGTGGGGTTCCACAAGGGCAACCACGGCGACGGGGTGCCGTTCGACGGGCCGCTCGGCGTGCTCGGCCATGCTTTCTCCCCCAAGAACGGGCGACTCCACCTCGATGCTTCGGAGCAGTGGGCTTTGAGCTTTAGCGATGGAACTGAAACGTCAGAATCCATCGACCTGGAGTCCGTCGCCAcgcatgagattggtcatgtcctCGGGCTTGGGCACTCGACGTCGCCGCACGCGGTCATGTACCCGAGCATCAAGCCGCTGCAGAAGAAGGCGGACCTCACCGTCGACGACGTCGAAGGCGTGCAGCAGCTCTATGGATCCAACCCGGACTTCAGGCTCAGCTCCCTGTACAACGAGCAAGACACCTCCATGGCACCGGAGAGGAGCAGTTGGGTCGCTTCCTCGGCTAGGTTACTAGTTGGTGCAGTCTCGATCATTCTTCTGACGCACTTGTAG